Below is a window of Geothermobacter ehrlichii DNA.
TGGCCAGAATGACGTCGGGGCGGGCCACCTCGTCGAGGATGCGGAAAATCTTCTCCTTGACGGCCAGGTTCTCGGTCGCCGCCTCGACGACGAAATCGACATCGGCCGCATCCTTCAGGTCGGTCGAAGGGATCAGCCGCGCCAGGGTCGCCGCCTTGTCCTCCTCCGTCATCCTCCCCTTGGCGACGTTCTTGTCGAGCAGGCCGCCGATGAACGCCAGGCGCTTGTCGATAAAGGCCCGGTCGATGTCGTTGAGCACCACCTCGAAGCCGGTTTGCGCGGCGACCTGGGCGATGCCCCCTCCCATCTGCCCGGCCCCGATGACCATGATCCGCTTGATTGCCATGTCTGCCTCCTCGCTTGAAAATGTAAATTCGGCCAGGGGCCAAGGCGAAAGGCCCGGGAGAACCCTTCAGCCTTTGGCCTTTGACCGTCTTTCAATTTCACCCCGCCAGCTTCTCCGTCAGCGCCGGCACAAACTGCTTGACGTCCGCCACCACCAGAACGTCCGCCACCTCGCCGATCGGCGCTTCAGGGTCGGTGTTGATCGCCAGGATGAAGTCCGATTTCTTCATCCCCGCCAGGTGCTGGATCGCCCCCGATATGCCGCATGCCACGTACAGCTTCGGCGACACCGTCTGCCCGGTGGTCCCCACCTGACGGTCATGCGGAACCCAGCCGGCATCGACCACCGGACGACTGGCCGCGTACTCGCCGCCGAGCGCCTTGGCTAAAGCAGCGATCATCTCCACGTTCTCCGGCTTGCCGATGCCGCGTCCGGCGCTGACGATCACCTCGGCCTTGCTCAGGTCGACCTCGCCGGCCTCGGCCTGCTCGTAGCCGAGAAATTCGCTCTGCGCCTCGCCGCTCGCATCGAGCTTCTCGACCGTCGGCGCGCCGGCGGCTTCGGCCGGGGCGAAGGCGCCGGCCTGGAGGGTGATCACCTGCCTGCCCGTCGCCGCCTTGACCTGGCGGCGCAGCTTGGCGTTGCACGCCGGAACCACCAGGGCCCCGTCCTTCAGTTCAACGACCTCGGATATCTGCGCCGCTTCCAGCGCCAGGGCGAGCCGCGGTGCCAGATCCCAGCCGT
It encodes the following:
- a CDS encoding electron transfer flavoprotein subunit alpha/FixB family protein, coding for REGKLVETTYELLGFAQQLGCEAELFLVGSEDDLPQSGGKVYLADAAACGEYNPALHKQLILQAVEKSGADTVVLMHSAYGWDLAPRLALALEAAQISEVVELKDGALVVPACNAKLRRQVKAATGRQVITLQAGAFAPAEAAGAPTVEKLDASGEAQSEFLGYEQAEAGEVDLSKAEVIVSAGRGIGKPENVEMIAALAKALGGEYAASRPVVDAGWVPHDRQVGTTGQTVSPKLYVACGISGAIQHLAGMKKSDFILAINTDPEAPIGEVADVLVVADVKQFVPALTEKLAG